A single window of Arvicola amphibius chromosome 15, mArvAmp1.2, whole genome shotgun sequence DNA harbors:
- the Snx20 gene encoding sorting nexin-20 yields MASLEHPGSPGWTGPIHQCTPRARQDVLPSGPDLPCSGPEEHLETQDGPSSNSSMTTRELQEHWQKEKSRWRHVKLLFEIASARIEERRVSKFVMYQVVVVQTGSFDSDMAVVERRYSDFERLQKALLKRFGPELEDVAFPRKRLTGNLSAETICERRLELCDYLRLLYAVRAVRRSREFADFLTRPELREAFGCLRAGQYARALDLLGRVLPLQEKLTAHCPTAAVPALCATLVCLRDLERPAEAFAVGERALQRLRARESHRYYAPLLDAMVRLAYALGKDFASLQGRLDDSQLRSPTHRGFTLKELTVREYLS; encoded by the exons ATGGCAAGTCTGGAGCATCCTGGGAGCCCTGGCTGGACGGGACCCATACACCAGTGCACACCAAGAGCCAGGCAAGACGTACTGCCCTCAGGCCCAGACCTCCCATGTTCAGGACCAGAAGAACACTTAG AAACTCAGGACGGTCCTAGCTCCAACTCCAGCATGACCACCAGGGAGCTACAGGAACACTGGCAGAAGGAGAAGAGCCGCTGGCGACACGTCAAGCTGCTCTTTGAGATCGCTTCAGCCCGCATCGAGGAGAGGAGAGTCTCCAAGTTTGTG ATGTATCAGGTCGTGGTCGTCCAGACCGGGAGCTTCGACAGCGACATGGCGGTGGTGGAGCGGCGCTACTCGGACTTCGAGAGGCTGCAGAAGGCCCTCCTGAAACGCTTCGGGCCGGAGCTGGAGGACGTGGCCTTCCCGCGGAAGCGCCTGACGGGGAACCTGTCGGCCGAGACCATCTGCGAGCGCCGCCTGGAGCTGTGCGACTACCTGCGGCTGCTGTACGCCGTGCGCGCCGTGCGCCGCTCGCGTGAGTTCGCCGACTTCCTGACGCGGCCCGAGCTGCGCGAGGCCTTCGGCTGCCTGCGCGCCGGCCAGTACGCACGCGCGCTCGACCTGCTGGGCCGCGTGCTGCCTCTGCAGGAGAAGCTGACGGCGCACTGCCCGACCGCCGCCGTGCCTGCGCTCTGCGCCACGCTTGTGTGCCTGCGCGACCTGGAGCGGCCAGCCGAGGCCTTCGCGGTGGGCGAGCGCGCGCTGCAGCGCCTGCGGGCGCGCGAGAGCCACCGCTACTACGCGCCGCTGCTGGACGCCATGGTGCGCTTGGCCTATGCGTTGGGCAAGGACTTCGCGTCGCTGCAGGGCAGGCTGGATGACAGCCAGCTCCGGAGTCCCACGCACAGGGGCTTCACCCTGAAGGAGCTCACCGTGCGAGAGTATCTGTCCTGA